A single genomic interval of Desulfobotulus mexicanus harbors:
- the nadC gene encoding carboxylating nicotinate-nucleotide diphosphorylase, whose translation MFAVERLIDLALEEDIGTGDITTEAIVPEDAMGEGIVITREEGIVPAGFSVARRVFEKLDKDVVFSPLVKEGEALALNTRILHLQGRMRALLTGERTALNFMQRLCGIATHVRAFGRGMEGSDITLVDTRKTTPGWRVLEKYAVRVGGAANHRMGLYDGVLIKDNHIAAAGGVASAVEAVRRRVSHLVKIEVEAETLEEADQAADAGADVILLDNMDADMIREAVRRIGGRSLVEVSGMVTQEKIKVLSLAGVHIISAGALTHQARAVDLSMRIAPPGKLRPEWAT comes from the coding sequence ATGTTTGCTGTGGAACGCCTCATTGATCTGGCTCTGGAAGAGGATATAGGTACGGGAGATATTACCACCGAGGCCATTGTTCCCGAAGATGCCATGGGCGAAGGTATTGTTATCACCCGGGAAGAGGGCATAGTTCCGGCTGGTTTTTCCGTGGCCCGTCGGGTTTTTGAAAAGCTTGATAAAGATGTGGTTTTTTCTCCTCTGGTGAAGGAGGGAGAGGCTCTTGCCCTTAATACCCGCATCCTGCACCTTCAGGGGCGCATGCGTGCCTTGCTTACAGGCGAGCGGACGGCCCTGAATTTTATGCAGCGTCTTTGTGGAATTGCCACCCATGTTCGGGCCTTTGGTCGGGGTATGGAAGGCAGTGACATTACCCTTGTGGACACAAGGAAGACCACACCGGGCTGGCGGGTTCTGGAAAAATATGCCGTACGTGTGGGAGGGGCTGCCAATCACCGTATGGGACTTTATGATGGCGTTCTCATTAAAGATAATCACATCGCCGCAGCCGGAGGTGTGGCCTCGGCCGTGGAAGCCGTGCGCAGGCGGGTTTCCCATCTGGTGAAAATTGAGGTGGAGGCGGAAACCCTTGAGGAAGCGGATCAGGCTGCGGATGCTGGTGCGGATGTCATTCTTCTGGATAATATGGATGCCGATATGATCAGAGAAGCTGTCCGACGTATTGGCGGACGCAGTCTTGTGGAGGTTTCCGGTATGGTGACACAGGAAAAAATAAAGGTTTTGAGTCTTGCGGGTGTTCATATCATTTCAGCAGGTGCTCTGACCCATCAGGCAAGGGCCGTGGATCTGAGCATGCGAATTGCCCCCCCGGGAAAGCTTCGTCCGGAATGGGCCACCTGA
- a CDS encoding rhomboid family intramembrane serine protease produces MIPIRDTQPSRNRPVVTLLLILINALVFFIQLGQGPEMARFLWEWGLVPARYTDPALSAYTGLFQKVFTFFSFMFLHGGWLHIIFNMWTLWIFGDNVEDRLGPLRYLGFYLVCGLVSGLAHSMVYPSSTIPVVGASGAIAGVMGAYFLLYPASRILTLIPIFIFPLFIEIPAFIYMGIWFMFQVLNAMGGGGGVAWWAHIGGFVMGALLLRFLVRLPEGHFAAKVRKAMRRRKTPGLQTIRVIAPQDAPHFYGTLILSPPEALAGCTKRVNIPWGFYSRLYKITVPPQSREGQKLRLKGLGRRMDDGSIGDLFLKIRIRQLDEKIDF; encoded by the coding sequence ATGATTCCCATCCGAGACACCCAGCCATCCCGTAACCGGCCGGTGGTGACTCTTCTGCTTATCCTTATCAATGCCCTGGTGTTTTTTATACAACTGGGGCAGGGGCCGGAGATGGCCCGTTTTCTGTGGGAGTGGGGGCTGGTTCCCGCCCGTTACACGGACCCAGCCCTTTCTGCCTATACGGGTTTGTTTCAGAAGGTTTTCACTTTTTTTTCCTTTATGTTTCTCCATGGCGGCTGGCTCCATATTATTTTCAATATGTGGACCCTCTGGATTTTTGGGGATAACGTTGAAGACCGCCTTGGCCCCCTTCGTTACCTCGGGTTTTATCTTGTTTGCGGACTGGTATCGGGACTGGCCCATTCCATGGTTTATCCCAGTTCAACCATTCCCGTTGTGGGAGCCAGTGGTGCCATTGCCGGTGTCATGGGTGCTTACTTTCTTCTGTATCCGGCATCCCGTATCCTGACCCTCATCCCTATTTTTATTTTCCCACTTTTCATTGAAATACCGGCTTTCATCTATATGGGTATCTGGTTTATGTTTCAGGTACTTAATGCCATGGGTGGAGGAGGAGGGGTGGCCTGGTGGGCTCATATTGGTGGCTTTGTCATGGGTGCTCTTCTGCTGCGTTTTCTCGTGCGGCTTCCGGAAGGTCATTTTGCGGCAAAGGTACGCAAGGCTATGCGTAGAAGGAAAACTCCGGGACTCCAGACTATCCGTGTGATAGCCCCTCAGGATGCTCCCCATTTTTACGGTACCCTGATACTTTCTCCACCGGAAGCCCTTGCAGGATGCACCAAGCGGGTGAACATCCCATGGGGTTTTTATTCCCGCCTTTATAAGATTACCGTCCCGCCCCAGAGCCGTGAAGGGCAAAAGCTGAGGTTGAAGGGGTTGGGAAGGCGGATGGATGATGGTTCAATCGGAGATCTTTTCCTGAAAATCCGCATACGACAGCTGGATGAAAAAATTGATTTCTAA
- a CDS encoding aminomethyltransferase family protein, with the protein MHSVIKKTALHARHLEMGAHMADFGGYEMPLWYSSGARSEHLAVLTAAGMFDTSHMALIRVRGENGRSFLQGLFSKDLDYCTGPKALPLAPGRCAYGVFCDVRGHVLDDALVYMLEKDHYFIVVNAGMGGIIKEHLSVFSEGQDVVIEDLTDRVGKVDVQGPFAGKILSAALKDVSALFAAMPYFSFKGDWTMDGSSASCLLKDDTPILLSRTGYTGEFGFEIFCALEDVNRVWSILSEAGKPFDLIPCGLAARDSLRTGALLPLSHQDIGDWPFVNHPWMFALPFTEDRKAFTKGFLGDESLMAAMETGFHTYAFLGKDLRKVAAGPDTDVWLGQEKIGRVLSCVTDMGMGIKNGSVYSIASTDRPEGFVIKGLVCGFVRVDRPLTPGIPLILDDGKRKIPVTLASDLRPARTARMALSAMLV; encoded by the coding sequence ATGCATTCAGTAATAAAAAAAACAGCACTCCATGCAAGGCATCTTGAGATGGGTGCACATATGGCAGATTTTGGCGGCTATGAGATGCCCCTCTGGTATTCTTCCGGTGCAAGGTCCGAACATCTCGCTGTACTCACTGCTGCTGGCATGTTTGATACAAGCCACATGGCCCTGATTCGTGTGAGGGGAGAGAATGGGCGGAGTTTTCTGCAAGGACTTTTTTCCAAGGATCTGGATTACTGTACAGGCCCCAAAGCTCTGCCCCTTGCACCGGGGCGCTGCGCATACGGGGTTTTTTGTGATGTAAGGGGGCATGTGCTGGATGATGCCCTTGTGTATATGTTGGAGAAGGATCATTATTTTATCGTTGTCAATGCCGGGATGGGGGGGATAATAAAGGAGCATCTCTCTGTGTTTTCTGAAGGTCAGGATGTGGTAATCGAGGATCTCACGGACAGGGTGGGTAAGGTGGACGTGCAGGGGCCTTTTGCGGGGAAAATTCTCTCTGCGGCTTTAAAGGATGTTTCGGCTCTTTTTGCAGCCATGCCCTATTTTTCTTTTAAGGGAGACTGGACGATGGATGGCAGTTCCGCCAGCTGCCTTTTAAAAGATGATACCCCAATACTTTTATCCCGCACCGGTTATACCGGGGAATTTGGTTTTGAGATTTTTTGTGCCCTGGAGGATGTAAACAGAGTATGGTCAATTCTTTCTGAAGCAGGAAAACCTTTTGACCTTATACCATGCGGTCTTGCTGCCAGGGATTCCCTGCGCACCGGAGCCCTTCTGCCCCTTTCCCATCAGGACATCGGAGACTGGCCCTTTGTGAATCATCCATGGATGTTTGCCTTGCCCTTTACGGAAGACAGAAAGGCTTTTACCAAAGGTTTTTTGGGAGATGAGTCGCTTATGGCTGCCATGGAAACTGGCTTTCATACCTATGCATTCTTGGGAAAGGATCTGCGCAAGGTTGCAGCAGGGCCTGATACGGACGTATGGCTGGGGCAGGAAAAAATCGGCAGGGTGCTTAGCTGTGTAACAGATATGGGTATGGGAATAAAAAATGGGTCTGTGTATTCCATAGCAAGTACGGACAGACCTGAAGGTTTTGTCATTAAAGGACTTGTTTGCGGTTTTGTGCGGGTGGATCGTCCCCTTACACCGGGAATCCCTCTGATTCTGGATGACGGGAAAAGAAAGATACCCGTTACCTTGGCATCGGATCTGCGTCCGGCCCGGACGGCAAGAATGGCTCTCTCTGCCATGCTGGTTTGA
- a CDS encoding alpha-2-macroglobulin has product MHTRIPAFFFCFFYLFSSLALASPLIRIVPQGEDVPSDQRIRLEFDRPMIPLGQAEAANVPVRISPEVKGQWRWTDPQTLSFRPDPEEKLKPATRYRVDVNAGLVALDGTAVKPVKEKTFITTRPEIRHGFFHKWLDELTPVFELQANMPLTRSSVEKAVVFHTGGGFHPVKVSAAGDLPNAAIATSWIIQPARPLPANEKTELMVKKGLRTPEGDMPGKEIRNLRNFVTFPAPEFLGLRYATLNGENIFIPASSEDQITKDGPPQPADPQGYAELLFSTPVRISQATQNITFTPPLPGINKPWEDYYDYDPTRSLHTEDSTYGISLPATPLPLQDYTIHVSGVMTDAFKRKMGETRIARFHTDRLKPSFYLPTSTAVLEKGMDSELPISFTNIKNYRIQGSAMDKGGFYPVDTGYMQTGIPENTSATLAAGIRNILTESGILSAEVQTDPEVSTWEGASRFLTIVSPWQVVVKIGHFNSLIWVTDLRTGQPVSGITIRLLEGHEKNLEISDEEIATTRTNAEGIALLPGTAELDPEQKTAGRGEYREDKPLWFLEASSEKDLVLFPLDWRFSLNPWQISDTPIFSSARAPLGHIKSWGLTAQGIYRTGETMDYKIYVRNQDLHGLIPPPLSGWTLKVLDPGNQEIFRKDDFPLSAFGTFHGSLSIPENGRVGRYSFELSHKDTDKILRPLSVMVTDFSTAPFRVQADIAALQAKPGDKVTFKATASLHAGGAYTEAPVRIRSHIRSRPFTPDSPALKDFYFDSNNGRENLPVKTLADLSRRLDDKGRSKAQIKIPETDLAFGTLTLEAGVSDERGKTVSASTSIPFEGRDMLVGIKALDWMQKSGKSAEFRVVVVNPKGKIIPDIPIRFIAERQDVSVVRARSAGDAYTPRHSIEWKEVATGSLVSGEKPKDAVFTPDTPGRWRVRVEIEDSLGRTHKTSIPVWVSGPGTVIWESPEDLRVELVPEKTELQVGDTARILIKNPFPGAKALISVERYGVLRHEVRTLENAAEVIEIPMGPAMLPGCYVSVSILSPRVEGSLPPEKGPDLGKPSFRSGYLYLSVRPEEQKIPVSVNMDRESYKPGETVHVEIEIPENLADNTELTLAVLDSAIFDLLPGGRKNFDPHTGLYAPVSSMDLETYTLLSRLIGMQRLEAKGATPAGDGGGIRLREDFRGVAFWQPEILPDSSGRARISFSAPDNLTSWEVLVLAVTPKDRMGTGHGVFRVNRPTEIRPVMPNFLRTGDKLVAGFSILNRTDKTRDISIRAELHKEGRILANREFEKNFEPWQRQLFLLPAEVRNTGNLRMEVIAKDALDGDAIGHSLEVIESILLETQATSGITKDKVTQIHLKIPEKARLDVGALGIRLSPSLISSVEAPLLFLRDYPYDCWEQQLSKAMAAALYLSMMDYLPDEVQWQNAEKVIPEILAKAALFQRENGSMAYFPTSGGGENPMLSAFTALIFKKLADFGFYPAPDVTRKLDAYLDTLMRRNITGDSVLDRSSRMMSLLARSEQADADLFERLRPHPERDGLFATALFLEAAAKKGLSYGELSPVVDVLLARTHKTAGGLSAQDEESISHPWLMGSHSRTQAAVLMAIIRLGELPDAPKELLSYPTLLMRELMAQQGKAARWQGTQENLFAAMAATEYALSYEIERVDLEAKVRDEEGLEGKIRFRDIRDTAVRITRPIVKNDPGRDQIIQIEKSGSGSLYYTAALAFASEEPKLPADNGLHVRLRILNEKGEEIQKDSAVSMFRGERVHMVCDISNTQNLNFIIAEVPLPAGLEAVNPHLASSGEEMKAPALPDSVKSGNPWPFYHQELQHQQVRFFAEDLPAGTWRLYFTAQAIAEGSFLMPAAHAEALYRPEIWGRDKKHLLIIGPRTDDPAMEQ; this is encoded by the coding sequence ATGCATACCCGAATTCCAGCCTTTTTTTTCTGTTTCTTCTATCTTTTTTCCTCCCTTGCCCTGGCCAGCCCCCTGATACGCATTGTGCCCCAGGGAGAGGATGTTCCTTCGGATCAGCGCATCCGTCTGGAATTCGACAGACCCATGATCCCTCTCGGGCAGGCTGAAGCAGCAAATGTACCTGTCCGTATATCTCCAGAAGTTAAAGGCCAATGGCGCTGGACAGATCCCCAAACCTTAAGCTTCAGACCCGATCCCGAAGAAAAACTTAAACCGGCAACCCGTTACCGTGTGGATGTAAATGCAGGGTTGGTGGCTCTGGATGGCACAGCTGTAAAACCTGTAAAAGAAAAAACCTTTATCACCACAAGACCTGAGATCCGCCACGGATTTTTCCATAAGTGGCTTGATGAGCTCACCCCCGTATTTGAACTTCAGGCCAACATGCCCCTTACCCGCTCTTCCGTGGAAAAAGCCGTGGTCTTCCATACAGGCGGCGGATTTCACCCGGTAAAGGTATCCGCAGCTGGTGATCTTCCGAATGCAGCCATCGCCACTTCCTGGATTATCCAGCCTGCCCGGCCCCTTCCTGCCAACGAGAAAACAGAACTCATGGTAAAAAAAGGACTGCGGACACCGGAAGGCGACATGCCCGGTAAGGAAATCAGAAACCTGCGCAATTTTGTTACCTTTCCTGCCCCTGAATTCCTCGGCCTCCGATATGCCACCCTCAATGGAGAAAATATTTTCATCCCTGCTTCCAGTGAAGATCAGATCACAAAAGACGGACCGCCCCAGCCCGCAGACCCCCAAGGATATGCGGAGCTTCTTTTCAGTACACCGGTACGGATATCCCAGGCAACGCAAAACATCACCTTCACACCTCCCCTTCCGGGTATAAACAAACCATGGGAAGACTATTATGACTATGACCCTACCCGCAGCCTGCATACCGAAGACAGCACCTACGGCATATCCCTGCCTGCAACTCCGCTGCCCCTGCAGGATTACACTATCCATGTGAGTGGAGTCATGACGGATGCATTCAAGCGGAAAATGGGTGAGACACGCATTGCCCGCTTCCATACGGACAGGCTGAAACCTTCTTTTTATCTCCCCACCAGCACTGCGGTTCTTGAAAAGGGGATGGATTCGGAACTCCCCATTTCTTTTACCAATATTAAGAATTACAGAATTCAGGGCTCTGCCATGGACAAAGGGGGATTCTACCCCGTAGATACAGGCTATATGCAGACCGGCATTCCCGAAAACACCTCCGCCACCCTGGCTGCAGGTATCCGGAACATCCTGACGGAAAGCGGTATACTCAGCGCAGAAGTACAGACAGACCCTGAAGTAAGTACCTGGGAAGGGGCTTCCCGTTTTCTGACCATAGTATCTCCCTGGCAGGTGGTGGTAAAAATAGGACACTTCAACAGTCTGATATGGGTGACAGATCTCCGTACCGGCCAGCCCGTCTCCGGTATCACCATACGCCTGCTGGAAGGGCATGAAAAAAATCTTGAAATCAGTGATGAGGAAATTGCCACAACCCGCACCAATGCTGAAGGCATCGCCCTTCTGCCGGGAACAGCGGAGCTGGATCCGGAACAGAAAACAGCAGGCAGGGGCGAATACCGGGAAGACAAACCCCTCTGGTTCCTTGAGGCCTCCAGTGAAAAGGATCTGGTGCTTTTCCCCTTGGACTGGCGTTTTTCCCTGAATCCATGGCAGATATCCGATACTCCCATATTTTCCAGTGCAAGGGCTCCCCTTGGCCATATTAAAAGCTGGGGCCTGACGGCCCAGGGAATTTATCGCACCGGCGAAACCATGGACTATAAAATTTATGTCCGGAATCAGGATCTGCACGGACTGATACCACCGCCTTTATCAGGATGGACATTGAAGGTGCTGGATCCCGGCAATCAGGAAATTTTCAGAAAAGATGATTTCCCGCTTTCCGCCTTTGGAACCTTCCACGGCTCCCTGTCCATCCCTGAAAACGGCAGAGTGGGAAGGTACAGCTTTGAGCTCTCCCATAAAGACACGGATAAAATTCTTCGTCCCCTTTCCGTTATGGTAACGGACTTTTCCACAGCTCCTTTCCGTGTGCAGGCAGATATTGCCGCACTGCAGGCAAAACCCGGAGACAAAGTCACATTTAAAGCCACAGCCAGTCTCCATGCAGGTGGAGCCTATACAGAAGCACCGGTACGCATACGCAGCCATATCCGTTCCCGGCCCTTTACACCGGACAGTCCCGCATTGAAGGACTTCTATTTTGACAGCAATAACGGCAGGGAGAATCTACCGGTTAAAACCCTTGCAGACCTCAGCCGCAGGCTGGATGACAAGGGCAGGTCAAAGGCCCAGATAAAAATCCCTGAAACAGATCTGGCCTTTGGTACACTTACCCTGGAAGCAGGTGTCAGCGACGAAAGGGGAAAAACCGTATCTGCCAGCACATCCATTCCCTTTGAAGGAAGGGATATGCTGGTGGGGATCAAAGCACTGGACTGGATGCAGAAATCCGGAAAAAGTGCTGAATTCCGTGTTGTGGTTGTGAATCCAAAGGGAAAAATCATACCCGATATTCCCATCCGTTTTATTGCCGAACGTCAGGATGTTTCCGTGGTACGGGCAAGGTCGGCAGGAGATGCCTACACACCCAGACACAGCATAGAATGGAAGGAAGTTGCCACAGGCAGCCTTGTTTCAGGCGAAAAGCCGAAGGATGCGGTATTCACCCCGGATACGCCGGGCCGCTGGCGGGTTCGTGTGGAAATCGAAGACAGCCTGGGTCGTACCCATAAAACCAGTATTCCCGTATGGGTTTCCGGTCCAGGAACTGTAATCTGGGAAAGCCCCGAAGATCTGCGGGTGGAGCTGGTTCCTGAAAAAACAGAACTTCAGGTGGGGGACACGGCCCGCATTCTTATAAAAAACCCCTTCCCCGGCGCAAAGGCTTTGATCAGTGTGGAGCGTTACGGTGTACTCCGTCACGAAGTCCGCACCCTTGAAAATGCCGCAGAGGTAATAGAAATTCCCATGGGACCTGCCATGCTTCCAGGGTGCTATGTATCCGTATCCATTCTCTCGCCCAGAGTAGAAGGATCTCTTCCTCCGGAGAAGGGACCTGATCTGGGAAAACCGTCCTTTCGAAGCGGCTATCTGTATCTGAGCGTGAGGCCGGAAGAGCAGAAAATTCCCGTTAGCGTAAACATGGACAGGGAAAGCTACAAGCCCGGTGAAACCGTGCATGTAGAGATTGAAATTCCAGAGAATCTGGCCGACAATACGGAGCTGACCCTTGCCGTTCTGGACAGTGCCATTTTTGATCTTCTACCCGGTGGAAGGAAAAACTTTGACCCCCATACCGGCCTGTACGCACCTGTTTCCTCCATGGATCTTGAAACCTACACCCTGCTCTCCCGCCTTATCGGAATGCAGCGCCTGGAAGCCAAAGGGGCCACACCGGCAGGAGACGGCGGCGGTATCCGCCTGAGGGAAGATTTCCGGGGCGTAGCTTTCTGGCAACCGGAAATCCTGCCCGATTCCAGCGGCCGTGCCAGAATCTCCTTCAGTGCTCCCGATAATCTGACCAGCTGGGAAGTTCTGGTTCTCGCTGTCACGCCAAAGGATCGCATGGGCACAGGCCATGGTGTCTTCCGGGTTAACCGGCCTACGGAAATCCGCCCTGTCATGCCCAATTTCCTCCGCACGGGAGACAAACTTGTGGCTGGTTTTTCCATTTTAAACCGTACGGATAAAACCAGAGATATAAGCATCCGGGCAGAGCTGCACAAAGAAGGAAGAATACTTGCAAACCGTGAATTTGAAAAAAACTTTGAGCCCTGGCAGCGCCAGCTTTTTCTTCTGCCCGCAGAAGTCCGTAATACTGGCAACTTACGCATGGAAGTCATCGCAAAGGATGCCCTTGACGGTGATGCCATAGGCCACAGCCTTGAGGTCATAGAAAGTATTTTACTTGAAACCCAGGCAACTTCCGGTATTACCAAAGACAAAGTAACGCAGATCCATTTAAAGATTCCGGAAAAAGCAAGGCTGGATGTGGGTGCCTTGGGCATAAGGCTTTCCCCCAGCCTTATTTCCTCGGTGGAAGCCCCCCTTCTTTTCCTGAGAGACTATCCCTATGACTGCTGGGAACAGCAGTTGTCAAAGGCCATGGCTGCAGCTCTCTACCTTTCCATGATGGATTATCTGCCCGATGAGGTACAATGGCAGAATGCAGAAAAAGTCATTCCTGAAATTCTGGCAAAAGCCGCCCTTTTCCAAAGGGAAAATGGCTCCATGGCTTATTTCCCCACATCCGGCGGGGGAGAGAACCCAATGCTCTCAGCATTTACAGCCCTTATCTTCAAAAAACTCGCAGATTTTGGCTTTTACCCTGCCCCTGATGTCACCCGAAAACTGGACGCCTACCTTGACACCCTTATGCGAAGGAATATCACAGGAGACTCTGTTCTGGACCGCAGTTCCCGCATGATGAGCCTGCTGGCACGTTCTGAACAGGCGGATGCAGACCTTTTTGAACGCCTCCGACCCCACCCAGAACGTGACGGGCTTTTTGCAACAGCCCTTTTTCTGGAAGCCGCGGCCAAAAAGGGATTAAGCTATGGTGAACTCTCCCCTGTGGTGGATGTCCTGCTGGCACGAACCCATAAAACAGCCGGAGGCCTTTCCGCCCAGGATGAGGAAAGCATATCCCATCCATGGCTCATGGGTTCCCACTCCCGTACCCAGGCTGCAGTACTCATGGCCATAATCCGCCTTGGAGAATTACCCGATGCGCCCAAAGAACTACTCAGCTACCCCACCCTGCTTATGAGAGAACTCATGGCACAGCAGGGTAAAGCTGCCCGCTGGCAGGGTACCCAGGAAAACCTTTTTGCAGCTATGGCTGCAACGGAATACGCCCTAAGCTATGAAATCGAGAGGGTAGACCTTGAAGCTAAGGTCCGGGACGAAGAAGGGCTTGAAGGAAAAATCCGCTTCCGGGATATCCGGGACACGGCCGTCCGCATTACGCGGCCCATAGTAAAAAATGATCCGGGCAGAGACCAGATTATTCAAATAGAAAAAAGTGGTTCCGGTTCACTTTACTATACCGCAGCCCTTGCCTTTGCCTCAGAAGAACCAAAACTACCTGCCGACAACGGCCTGCACGTCCGGCTGCGGATCTTAAATGAAAAGGGTGAAGAAATACAAAAGGACAGTGCTGTTTCCATGTTCAGGGGAGAGCGTGTTCATATGGTATGCGATATCAGCAACACCCAGAATTTAAACTTTATCATAGCTGAAGTTCCCCTTCCCGCAGGCCTTGAGGCAGTAAATCCCCATCTGGCAAGCTCCGGAGAAGAGATGAAAGCACCAGCCCTGCCCGATTCCGTAAAATCAGGCAACCCATGGCCCTTTTATCATCAGGAGCTTCAGCATCAGCAGGTCCGCTTCTTTGCAGAAGATCTGCCTGCTGGCACCTGGCGTCTGTATTTTACAGCCCAGGCCATTGCCGAAGGCAGCTTCCTTATGCCTGCAGCCCATGCAGAAGCCCTGTACAGACCTGAAATATGGGGCAGAGACAAAAAGCATTTGCTGATTATCGGTCCCCGGACCGATGATCCTGCCATGGAACAATGA
- a CDS encoding transglycosylase domain-containing protein: MKRRLFTGVASVILILIFSGIWIISELRPLPPELKPGSRSERIRLLDYHGKPLTLSRDDELNTTDIANLDTIPLLLRQAILLAEDQRFFQHRGTDWKAVFHALFQNMRAGRNIRGASSITEQVIRILHPRPRTLSSRILESIEAHLLEHRFSKADILSFYLNQVPYPDRCRGVMQAANYLFDRDLSTLSNAEIITLAVLPRAPQALHPELYPERLKKRTADLALRMTEAGLLEKNSLENALKIPELKRASIPVHAPFFVSFVRERLHHSTTESTHIRTTLDASLQDRVQKLLDRRIEQMSSRKVNNGAVIVISHQTGEIRAWAVAGNKDERPGGKINAVLAPRQPGSALKPFAYAMALEKGWTAATPIEDTPISTPVGTGLHDYRNYSRNTYGTLPLRDALANSLNLAAIRTVRHVGTAPFLATLRDCGLQSLTRNADYYGDGLVLGNGEVSLLELTEAYAVFARDGQKVPLRFLADESRPLLPAKKIFHKDTARLIADILSDPEARKYEFGPLMNFPVQTAIKTGTSSDHRDAWAFGFDHKHTAGIWMGNLDRSPMQGLAGASGPLPLLRAIFNELNRNQPTRGLTPPEELVKKDICIQKKGAECTAFRSEWLPPMENNLPADLARTEEIRLLRPSDGLTLAMDPRVPLEHQRLVFSVEGAEEGALYRWYVNGQFFKESKTSDIEWQLYPGQHQIHVDILLDGRKTVQKKTEIQVMGGIRAKLQGDFLD, translated from the coding sequence ATGAAAAGGCGTCTATTCACCGGAGTGGCTTCTGTCATTCTGATTCTTATATTTTCAGGGATATGGATTATATCGGAACTGCGTCCCCTGCCGCCGGAACTGAAACCCGGCAGCAGGAGTGAGCGTATCCGCCTTTTGGATTACCATGGCAAACCCCTCACCCTTTCCAGGGATGATGAGCTCAACACCACAGATATTGCTAATCTGGATACCATTCCCCTGCTTCTCCGCCAGGCAATTCTTCTGGCCGAAGACCAGCGTTTTTTTCAGCACAGGGGAACAGACTGGAAAGCTGTTTTCCATGCGCTTTTCCAGAACATGAGGGCAGGCCGGAACATCCGTGGGGCAAGCAGCATTACGGAACAGGTAATCCGTATTCTGCACCCCAGACCCCGCACCCTGAGCTCCCGCATTCTGGAAAGCATAGAAGCCCACCTTCTGGAACACCGCTTTTCCAAGGCGGATATTCTTTCCTTCTACCTGAATCAGGTACCCTACCCGGACCGGTGCAGAGGCGTAATGCAGGCCGCAAATTACCTTTTTGACAGGGATCTTTCCACCCTGAGCAATGCAGAAATCATTACCCTGGCAGTCCTTCCCAGAGCACCCCAGGCTCTGCATCCTGAACTTTACCCGGAAAGGCTAAAAAAACGCACCGCTGACCTTGCCCTCCGCATGACAGAAGCCGGATTACTGGAAAAAAATTCCCTTGAAAATGCCCTGAAAATTCCTGAACTGAAGAGAGCATCCATACCCGTGCATGCACCCTTTTTTGTCAGTTTTGTAAGGGAAAGACTGCACCATAGCACCACAGAGAGTACCCATATCCGCACCACTCTGGACGCTTCTCTTCAAGACAGGGTACAGAAGCTTCTGGACAGGCGGATAGAGCAGATGAGCAGCCGGAAAGTCAATAACGGAGCCGTCATCGTCATCAGCCACCAGACAGGAGAAATACGGGCATGGGCCGTGGCGGGTAACAAAGATGAAAGACCCGGAGGAAAAATCAACGCGGTCCTTGCACCAAGGCAGCCAGGCTCAGCCCTCAAACCCTTTGCCTATGCCATGGCTCTGGAAAAGGGATGGACAGCAGCCACCCCCATTGAGGATACCCCCATCAGTACCCCAGTTGGTACAGGTCTTCACGATTACAGGAACTACTCCCGCAACACGTATGGCACCCTGCCCCTGCGGGATGCTCTGGCAAATTCCCTTAACCTTGCGGCTATCCGCACCGTGCGCCATGTGGGAACAGCCCCCTTCCTTGCTACCCTAAGGGACTGTGGCCTGCAAAGCCTCACCCGAAATGCGGACTATTATGGAGACGGCCTTGTGCTGGGCAACGGAGAAGTCTCCCTGCTGGAGCTGACAGAGGCCTATGCCGTTTTCGCCCGGGATGGTCAGAAAGTTCCCCTTCGCTTCCTTGCGGATGAGTCCCGGCCTCTTTTACCCGCAAAAAAAATTTTCCATAAGGATACGGCCCGGCTCATCGCAGATATTCTTTCCGACCCTGAAGCCAGAAAATACGAATTCGGCCCCCTGATGAATTTTCCCGTACAGACCGCCATTAAAACAGGCACCAGCTCCGATCACAGGGATGCATGGGCCTTTGGTTTTGACCATAAACATACCGCAGGCATCTGGATGGGCAACCTTGACCGCAGCCCCATGCAGGGACTTGCAGGCGCTTCCGGCCCTCTGCCTTTGCTCCGGGCCATCTTTAACGAACTGAACCGCAATCAGCCAACCAGGGGGCTGACTCCGCCCGAAGAACTTGTAAAAAAAGACATCTGCATACAAAAAAAAGGGGCGGAATGCACAGCCTTCCGCAGTGAATGGCTGCCACCCATGGAAAACAACCTGCCTGCAGATCTTGCCCGGACAGAAGAAATTCGCCTCCTCCGTCCTTCGGATGGACTGACACTCGCCATGGACCCAAGAGTTCCCCTTGAACATCAGCGTCTTGTATTCAGCGTGGAAGGGGCAGAAGAAGGAGCCCTTTACCGCTGGTATGTGAATGGTCAGTTTTTTAAGGAAAGCAAGACATCTGACATCGAATGGCAGCTCTATCCGGGTCAGCATCAAATACATGTAGATATTCTTCTGGATGGCAGAAAAACTGTTCAGAAAAAAACAGAGATACAGGTTATGGGAGGTATTCGGGCAAAGCTGCAAGGCGACTTCCTGGATTGA